In Trifolium pratense cultivar HEN17-A07 linkage group LG7, ARS_RC_1.1, whole genome shotgun sequence, a genomic segment contains:
- the LOC123896806 gene encoding CDK5RAP3-like protein has product MQTPDDIRNLPIDITFSRLGEWLVDRKRVPADWRKRVAAIKARISKEFSSLPKDSDPLFQTLDPEEIGYLEAKQIYDILLNSTTESRNIFGRLSGSAGAWEAIVRSFEKDHVFLGEAALIITQNVNYEIPYQRKQVQKIQQQLAELDRKEADIKRSAALSAAKYVEACQELGLQGKNVRLELLETAKSLPSTFRRILDVVNSDNISQAIEYYCNFVRDAHTEKEKSSEAVLQNLRNMRENPPSLNVAVDSEVINTVHPSNQESNPAVSDVEFAAPDIDWDISVESSQIDWDIGTVEETEDTGNGLGPYEIINASEAIQTSSSTEDVGSDPTISNEELCSHADISWDISVESANVDVIDDVNASNAVLDNQTSLPDALSQLTENKEGKSQLLDTEYRNKILDDLYEVKSFLNQRLAELKNEETLSLQNQVQAVSPFVLQQHAADAIETMQGDVSLAISLLTNRKTRDLVMILNSKRFLDRLVNSLEEKKHHEVKLKDGLKDLATKRMELQNSLSSLWPKQDAAVGKTKELKKLCENTLSSMFDGRPVNIIGEINTLLTSGLGA; this is encoded by the exons ATGCAAACTCCCGACGACATTCGCAACCTTCCCATCGACATCACTTTTTCTCGTCTCGGAG AATGGTTGGTCGATCGCAAAAGAGTACCAGCTGATTGGCGGAAACGCGTGGCAGCAATTAAGGCTCGAATTTCCAAGGAATTCTCATCCCTCCCTAAGGATTCTGATCCCCTTTTTCAAACCCTAGACCCTgaag AGATTGGTTATTTAGAGGCCAAACAGATATATGATATTCTCTTGAATTCTACTACGGAAAGCAGGAACATATTTGGTCGACTATCTGGTTCTGCG GGTGCATGGGAAGCAATTGTGCGGTCTTTTGAGAAAGATCATGTTTTTCTTGGTGAGGCTGCGCTTATTATCACCCAAAATGTGAACTATGAAAT CCCTTATCAGAGAAAGCAGGTGCAGAAGATTCAACAGCAGCTGGCAGAACTTGACCGCAAGGAGGCTGATATAAAAAGAAGTGCTGCACTCTCGGCAGCAAAATATGTTGAAGCTTGTCAAGAGCTTGGCCTACAG GGGAAAAATGTCAGATTAGAACTTTTGGAAACAGCAAAATCACTTCCGAGTACGTTTCGCAGGATTTTGGATGTTGTGAATAGCGATAACATTTCACAGGCAATCGAATATTATTGCAATTTTGTCAGAGATGCTCACACCGAAAAGGAA AAATCTTCCGAAGCTGTGCTGCAAAACTTGAGGAACATGCGTGAAAATCCTCCATCTTTAAATGTTGCTGTTGACTCTGAGGTTATTAATACTGTTCACCCAAGTAACCAGGAATCAAACCCTGCAGTAAGCGATGTGGAATTTGCTGCTCCTGACATTGACTGGGATATTTCAGTGGAAAGCTCACAAATTGATTGGGACATTGGAACCGTAGAAGAAACCGAGGATACTGGTAATGGCTTGGGTCCGTATGAAATCATTAATGCCTCTGAGGCCATACAGACTTCTTCATCAACTGAGGATGTTGGATCTGATCCAACAATATCAAACGAAGAACTTTGCTCACATGCAGATATATCCTGGGATATTAGTGTTGAATCTGCTAATGTTGATGTGATTGACGATGTTAATGCATCAAATGCAGTGCTAGACAATCAGACTTCTCTTCCAGATGCCTTATCTCAATTGACAGAAAACAAGGAAGGCAAGAGCCAGCTTTTAGACACAGAGTACAGGAATAAGATTCTTGATGATCTATATGAg GTGAAATCCTTCTTAAATCAACGGTTAGCTGAATTGAAGAACGAGGAAACTTTGTCACTGCAAAATCAAGTGCAGGCAGTTTCTCCCTTTGTTCTACAACAGCATGCTGCTGATGCTATAGAAACGATGCAAGGTGATGTTTCTTTGGCAATTTCATTGCTGACAAATAGGAAGACAAGGGATCTGGTTATGATTCTCAACTCCAAAAG ATTTCTAGACAGACTAGTCAACTCTCTGGAGGAAAAGAAACATCATGAAGTCAAGTTGAAAGATGGATTGAAGGACTTGGCAACTAAGCGCATGGAACTGCAGAATTCATTATCTTCATTGTGGCCTAAACAA GATGCGGCTGTGGGAAAAACAAAGGAACTGAAAAAACTGTGCGAGAATACACTTTCATCCATGTTTGATGGAAGACCAGTTAATATAATTGGAGAGATCAACACTCTGTTGACCAGTGGTCTTGGAGCATGA